A genomic region of Salinibacter pepae contains the following coding sequences:
- a CDS encoding DUF429 domain-containing protein codes for MPSSTETASTEPSAWVAGTDGFRDGWVVVLHRPHTGTTRCRTVDGVDALLDLPEAPAVLGVDMVVGLPDRAVPGGRTCDRAARQLLGHPRGASVFSPPAHAVLGAETYDEAQRRNRASGPDAPGLTKQAFHLLPKMRALAERMTPARQDRIREVHPELAFYAMNGDAPVADSKHTDAGRAARTALLATHGFPEVETVTDGLSGGPVGADDVLDAHAACWTARRIHTGTAERCPSGDAAAPRNDRGLRMEIWR; via the coding sequence ATGCCTTCTTCTACGGAAACCGCTTCTACGGAACCCAGTGCCTGGGTGGCCGGAACGGACGGCTTTCGCGACGGCTGGGTCGTCGTCCTGCACCGTCCCCACACCGGCACCACGCGGTGCCGCACCGTTGACGGCGTCGACGCCCTGCTCGACCTGCCCGAGGCCCCGGCCGTACTCGGCGTCGACATGGTGGTCGGCCTGCCCGACCGGGCCGTCCCCGGCGGGCGCACGTGCGACCGGGCCGCCCGCCAATTGCTGGGCCACCCGCGGGGCGCCAGCGTCTTCTCGCCGCCCGCCCATGCCGTGCTCGGGGCCGAGACCTACGACGAGGCCCAGCGCCGCAATCGCGCCAGCGGCCCCGACGCCCCGGGCCTCACGAAGCAGGCCTTCCACCTGCTTCCCAAGATGCGGGCCCTGGCCGAGCGCATGACGCCCGCCCGGCAGGACCGCATCCGCGAGGTGCACCCGGAGCTCGCCTTTTACGCGATGAACGGCGATGCCCCCGTCGCGGACAGCAAGCACACCGACGCGGGCCGGGCCGCCCGCACGGCACTCCTGGCCACCCACGGCTTTCCGGAGGTCGAGACGGTCACCGACGGACTGTCGGGCGGCCCGGTCGGCGCCGACGACGTGCTCGACGCCCACGCGGCGTGCTGGACGGCCCGCCGCATCCACACGGGCACGGCCGAGCGGTGTCCGTCCGGAGACGCCGCCGCGCCGCGCAACGACCGCGGCCTGCGGATGGAGATCTGGCGGTAG
- a CDS encoding proline dehydrogenase family protein — MKLPFFLASRFVAGETLETSLPVVDDLNQDGLHVALDKLGEHVQNRSEAIAARDAYIDLVRTMAERDDHGQRNRISIKLSMMGQLIDEDFCEENLRRLLEVAAEHDLFVRLDMEGSDLTQSTLDLFEAVYPDFPNHVGPVLQAMLKRTDRDVDRMCELGVSVRLCKGAYAEPTSLAYQDMSQIRERYLDYTERLLQHTDGSGIATHDDELIEATKSFVDRRGIDRDDFEFQMLYGLRRTTQREMAADGYNMLVYVPYGTEWFPYFSRRLREKKENVWFVLRSLFQG; from the coding sequence ATGAAACTGCCCTTCTTCCTCGCGAGCCGCTTCGTGGCGGGCGAGACGCTCGAGACCTCTCTTCCGGTCGTGGACGATCTTAATCAGGACGGGCTCCATGTGGCCCTCGACAAGCTCGGGGAGCACGTCCAGAACCGAAGCGAGGCGATCGCGGCCCGGGACGCCTACATCGACCTCGTCCGCACGATGGCCGAGCGGGACGACCACGGGCAGCGGAACCGCATCTCGATCAAGCTCTCGATGATGGGACAGCTCATCGACGAGGACTTCTGCGAGGAGAACCTGCGGCGGCTCCTGGAGGTGGCCGCCGAGCACGACCTGTTCGTGCGGCTGGACATGGAGGGCAGCGACCTCACCCAGTCGACACTCGACCTTTTTGAGGCCGTCTACCCCGACTTTCCCAACCACGTGGGGCCGGTCCTGCAGGCCATGCTGAAGCGCACGGACCGCGACGTCGACCGCATGTGCGAGCTTGGCGTGAGCGTGCGCCTGTGCAAGGGCGCCTACGCCGAGCCGACCTCGCTCGCGTACCAGGACATGAGCCAGATCCGGGAGCGGTACCTCGACTACACCGAGCGGCTCCTGCAGCACACCGACGGCTCCGGCATCGCCACGCACGACGACGAGCTCATCGAGGCGACCAAGTCGTTCGTCGACCGTCGCGGCATCGACCGGGACGACTTTGAGTTTCAGATGCTCTACGGCCTGCGCCGCACCACGCAGCGGGAGATGGCGGCGGACGGCTACAACATGCTCGTGTACGTGCCCTACGGCACGGAGTGGTTCCCGTACTTTTCCCGCCGCCTCCGGGAGAAGAAGGAAAACGTCTGGTTCGTCCTGCGCAGCCTGTTCCAGGGGTAG
- a CDS encoding macro domain-containing protein yields MTHVHAGVTVELTTGDIAKQSDVEAVVNAANAQLRTGGGVAGALHSAAGPGLATETRPMAPIEPGEAVISGAHDLPNDHVIHVLGPVYGREDPSDELLRTGYENALRQAEENTIASVAFPALSTGAFGYPLDEAARIALETILDAAPDLDSVTHVRFVLFDETARSVHEKALSAVRDETGP; encoded by the coding sequence ATGACGCACGTGCACGCCGGGGTCACGGTCGAACTGACGACGGGCGACATCGCGAAGCAGTCCGACGTGGAGGCCGTCGTCAATGCGGCCAACGCACAGCTGCGGACGGGCGGCGGCGTGGCCGGCGCCCTCCACTCGGCCGCCGGGCCCGGACTCGCAACGGAGACGCGCCCCATGGCCCCGATCGAGCCCGGAGAGGCCGTCATTAGCGGGGCTCATGATCTTCCGAACGACCACGTCATTCACGTCCTCGGGCCCGTCTACGGGCGCGAGGACCCGTCCGACGAGTTGCTGCGGACCGGCTACGAGAACGCCCTCCGGCAGGCCGAGGAGAATACAATCGCGTCCGTCGCCTTTCCGGCCCTCTCGACGGGCGCCTTCGGGTATCCGCTTGACGAGGCGGCCCGCATCGCCCTAGAGACAATCCTCGACGCGGCCCCCGACCTCGACTCGGTCACCCACGTCCGGTTCGTGCTCTTCGACGAAACCGCCCGTTCGGTCCACGAGAAGGCCCTGTCGGCCGTCCGGGACGAGACTGGTCCGTAG
- a CDS encoding class I SAM-dependent methyltransferase, with amino-acid sequence MKYDPIKDRLGDLASRHPLLQRLLFGLLNLLFLRAWYVRREVRRLLGARPDDRPVRVLDAGTGFGQYAYFVARTFPNAQVRAVDVKREYLERARAFVDQTPQADRVDWAIDDLTALQSEGPFDLILAVDVMEHIPDDEAVFEHFERVLRPGGHVVINTPSDQGGSDVQDEGDESFIGEHVREGYGRAELAGKLRAAGLEPVRGLYTYGPYGSAAWRGLIKWPMQMLGATWASLLALPFYYAAALPLGLLLNATDVRRDNARGTGLFMVARRPPTPEARNGGSGGP; translated from the coding sequence ATGAAGTACGATCCCATCAAGGACCGGCTCGGCGACCTCGCGAGCCGCCACCCCCTGCTGCAGCGACTGCTTTTCGGGCTCCTCAACCTGCTTTTCCTCCGGGCGTGGTACGTGCGCCGGGAGGTGCGGCGGCTCCTCGGTGCCCGCCCGGACGACCGCCCGGTGCGGGTGCTCGACGCCGGCACGGGGTTCGGGCAGTACGCCTACTTCGTCGCCCGCACGTTTCCGAACGCGCAGGTGCGGGCCGTCGACGTGAAGCGCGAGTACCTGGAGCGGGCCCGCGCATTCGTCGATCAGACCCCGCAGGCCGATCGGGTGGACTGGGCGATTGACGACCTGACGGCCCTGCAGTCGGAGGGGCCGTTCGACCTGATCCTGGCGGTCGATGTGATGGAGCACATTCCCGACGACGAGGCCGTGTTCGAGCACTTCGAGCGTGTGCTGCGGCCTGGGGGGCACGTCGTCATCAATACGCCCTCGGACCAGGGCGGCTCGGACGTGCAGGACGAGGGCGACGAGAGCTTCATCGGGGAGCACGTGCGGGAGGGCTACGGGCGGGCCGAGCTTGCGGGCAAACTTCGGGCCGCGGGGCTGGAGCCGGTGCGCGGGCTCTACACCTACGGCCCGTACGGCTCCGCGGCGTGGCGCGGGCTCATCAAGTGGCCCATGCAGATGCTGGGGGCCACCTGGGCGTCGCTCCTCGCGCTCCCGTTCTACTACGCCGCGGCCCTGCCCCTGGGCCTGCTCCTCAACGCAACCGACGTGAGACGCGACAACGCCCGCGGCACGGGGCTCTTCATGGTCGCCCGTCGCCCGCCGACGCCCGAGGCGCGGAACGGAGGATCGGGCGGGCCGTAG
- a CDS encoding CBS domain-containing protein, with product MIIDRIMSRDVVTVAPDAALIDIRKRLQEGGFNHMLVVEDGALCGVISDRDVLKAISPFLDTYSEKHRDVKTLSRPASEIMQGDPITVAPGTPIEEASQTLLDNRVSSLPVVEGGDLIGIVTGKDMLEYYVSEAA from the coding sequence ATGATCATCGACCGCATCATGAGCCGCGACGTCGTCACAGTCGCTCCGGACGCGGCCCTCATCGACATCCGCAAGCGCCTGCAAGAAGGCGGATTCAACCACATGCTCGTCGTTGAGGACGGCGCACTGTGCGGCGTGATCTCGGACCGGGACGTCCTGAAGGCGATCAGTCCCTTCCTCGACACCTACAGCGAGAAGCATCGCGACGTAAAGACGCTCAGCCGGCCGGCGTCGGAGATCATGCAGGGAGACCCCATTACGGTCGCGCCCGGCACGCCGATCGAGGAGGCCTCCCAGACGCTGCTCGACAACCGGGTGTCGTCACTGCCGGTGGTGGAGGGGGGCGACCTCATAGGCATCGTGACCGGAAAGGACATGCTGGAGTATTACGTGTCGGAGGCGGCGTGA
- a CDS encoding CTP synthase, giving the protein MQTKYIFVTGGVTSSLGKGIFSASLGRLLSDRGLDVTIQKFDPYINVDPGTMNPYEHGEVYVTNDGAETDLDLGHYERFLDQPTSQANNVTTGRVYMEVISKEREGAYLGKTVQVVPHIIDEIKHWMLKLGETGDYDVVITEIGGTVGDIEGQPYLEAIRQLRNELGPRNTMIAHLTLIPHLRAAGELKTKPTQHSVKELLAHGLQPDTIVCRSERSITAEVRRKISLFCNVEEEAVIQMLDAESIYEVPLLLRDEGTGELVVDRFYPERGDENEKCSDTPDLSDWIGFLKRLKNPEETIPIALVGKYVEHQDAYKSITESFILAGVPDEVQVEVKYVPSEDLSPDTVESQLGDVAGVLVAPGFGDRGVEGKILAAQYAREHDVPFFGICLGLQCAIVEFARHVCGWDGAHSTEFDEDTAYPVIDLMEEQKEISDKGGTMRLGQYDCRIQDGSRAHEIYEADMVQERHRHRYEVNNVLRYKLLEEGMRFSGVNPDTDLVEIMELPDKRWFLGVQFHPEYRTTVGDPHPLFRSFVRACTAYAHEEDLVTSPQPPERKAVPLASVDM; this is encoded by the coding sequence GTGCAGACCAAGTACATCTTCGTCACCGGTGGCGTCACGTCCTCCCTCGGCAAGGGCATCTTCAGTGCCTCCCTGGGGCGGCTGCTCTCCGACCGCGGGCTCGACGTGACGATTCAAAAGTTCGACCCGTACATCAACGTCGACCCGGGGACGATGAACCCGTACGAGCACGGGGAGGTGTACGTCACCAACGACGGGGCCGAGACCGATCTCGACCTCGGGCACTACGAGCGGTTCCTCGACCAGCCCACCAGCCAGGCCAACAACGTCACCACCGGGCGGGTCTACATGGAGGTGATCAGCAAGGAGCGGGAGGGGGCGTACCTGGGCAAGACCGTGCAGGTGGTGCCCCACATCATCGATGAGATCAAGCACTGGATGCTGAAGCTCGGCGAGACCGGCGACTACGACGTCGTCATCACCGAGATCGGGGGGACGGTGGGCGACATCGAGGGGCAGCCCTACCTGGAGGCCATCCGCCAGCTGCGCAACGAACTGGGCCCGCGCAACACGATGATCGCCCACCTTACGCTCATCCCTCACCTGCGCGCTGCGGGCGAGCTGAAGACGAAGCCCACGCAGCACTCCGTAAAAGAGCTCCTCGCCCACGGCCTCCAGCCGGACACCATCGTCTGCCGGTCGGAGCGGTCCATCACCGCGGAGGTGCGGCGCAAGATCTCCCTCTTCTGCAACGTCGAGGAGGAGGCCGTCATCCAGATGCTCGACGCGGAGTCGATCTACGAGGTGCCGCTCCTGCTCCGCGACGAAGGCACGGGCGAGCTCGTCGTCGACCGCTTCTACCCCGAGAGGGGCGACGAAAATGAGAAATGCAGCGACACGCCCGACCTCAGCGACTGGATTGGGTTTTTGAAGCGCCTGAAGAACCCGGAAGAAACGATTCCCATCGCCCTCGTGGGAAAGTACGTAGAGCACCAGGACGCCTACAAGTCCATCACCGAGAGCTTCATCCTCGCCGGGGTGCCCGACGAGGTTCAGGTGGAGGTGAAGTACGTGCCCTCGGAGGACCTGTCGCCGGACACCGTAGAATCCCAGCTCGGAGACGTGGCGGGTGTCCTCGTGGCGCCCGGCTTTGGGGACCGGGGCGTGGAGGGCAAAATTTTGGCGGCCCAGTACGCCCGGGAGCACGACGTGCCCTTCTTCGGCATCTGCCTGGGGCTGCAGTGCGCGATCGTCGAGTTTGCGCGGCACGTGTGCGGGTGGGACGGGGCCCACTCCACCGAGTTCGACGAGGACACCGCCTACCCCGTCATCGACCTCATGGAGGAGCAGAAGGAAATCTCCGACAAGGGGGGGACGATGCGCCTCGGGCAGTACGACTGCCGCATCCAGGACGGCTCGCGCGCCCACGAGATCTACGAGGCCGACATGGTCCAGGAGCGGCACCGGCACCGGTACGAGGTGAACAACGTCCTCCGCTACAAGCTGCTGGAGGAGGGCATGCGCTTCAGCGGCGTGAACCCCGATACGGACCTGGTCGAGATCATGGAGCTGCCCGACAAGCGGTGGTTCCTGGGCGTGCAGTTCCACCCGGAATACCGGACCACGGTGGGGGATCCGCACCCGCTGTTTCGGTCGTTTGTGCGGGCCTGTACGGCCTACGCCCACGAGGAGGACCTCGTCACCTCGCCCCAGCCGCCCGAGCGAAAGGCGGTCCCGCTCGCGTCGGTCGACATGTAG
- a CDS encoding LexA family protein, which translates to MSKEPLTQRQNQAYDFIEQYLDRHRKPPTLQEIGDALGIASTNGVYKLLQKLEEKGWIEREKHKARSIQLAGREQDPLGQGGGPPTLPIVSRTPSDHPERLRERPAGTLSVDHQLLRNARTPDDCLLGRAGDDGMIETGIQKGDLLLIEEREWDDLDNRTLVATLLQDQLLAREFEFANRKIHLRPTAPHYAEETFSPTESDYYVVGRVLGLIRTL; encoded by the coding sequence ATGAGCAAGGAGCCCCTCACCCAGCGCCAGAATCAGGCGTACGACTTCATCGAGCAGTACCTTGACCGCCACCGGAAGCCCCCCACCCTACAAGAGATTGGGGACGCCCTGGGCATCGCGTCGACGAACGGCGTCTACAAGCTTCTCCAGAAGCTCGAAGAGAAGGGCTGGATCGAGCGCGAGAAGCACAAGGCCCGGAGCATTCAGCTTGCGGGGCGGGAGCAGGACCCACTTGGGCAGGGCGGGGGCCCCCCGACCCTTCCCATCGTAAGCCGCACGCCCAGCGACCACCCGGAGCGGCTCCGGGAACGGCCCGCCGGCACCCTGTCCGTCGACCACCAGCTCTTGCGCAACGCCCGAACGCCCGACGATTGTCTGCTCGGACGGGCCGGCGACGATGGAATGATCGAGACGGGCATTCAGAAGGGGGACCTCCTGTTGATCGAAGAGCGGGAGTGGGACGACCTGGACAATAGGACCCTCGTGGCCACTCTCCTTCAGGACCAGTTGCTGGCGCGCGAATTCGAGTTCGCCAACCGAAAGATTCACCTCCGCCCCACCGCCCCCCACTACGCCGAGGAGACGTTCTCCCCGACCGAATCCGACTACTACGTCGTCGGTCGCGTGTTGGGCCTCATCCGCACGCTCTGA
- the mraZ gene encoding division/cell wall cluster transcriptional repressor MraZ, protein MAFKGQAEYSVDSKGRVAIPAKMRKSLSPAANETFTITRGFEDCIFLYPMDEWADIEEEIDELSMYDREVRNFVRLIMRWASEVSLDGQGRISIPNPLIDFAGLDDSALILGAFDHIEIWDPAQFDGYLNEQPDDYETLAESVMR, encoded by the coding sequence ATGGCGTTCAAAGGACAGGCCGAATATTCCGTCGACAGCAAGGGCCGGGTCGCCATTCCGGCCAAGATGCGGAAGTCCCTGTCGCCCGCGGCGAACGAGACGTTTACGATCACGCGGGGGTTCGAGGATTGCATCTTCCTCTACCCGATGGACGAGTGGGCCGACATTGAGGAGGAGATCGACGAGCTGAGCATGTACGACCGGGAGGTTCGAAATTTCGTGCGTCTCATCATGCGGTGGGCCAGTGAGGTGTCCCTGGACGGGCAGGGGCGCATCAGCATTCCGAATCCGCTGATCGACTTTGCCGGGCTCGACGACTCGGCCCTTATCTTGGGGGCGTTCGACCACATTGAGATTTGGGACCCGGCGCAGTTCGACGGGTACCTCAACGAGCAGCCCGACGACTACGAAACGCTCGCCGAGAGCGTCATGAGGTAG
- the rsmH gene encoding 16S rRNA (cytosine(1402)-N(4))-methyltransferase RsmH yields the protein MSDDDSQDDSVPEGDPRRYATDFHAPVLSHDVQARLVTDASGRYVDATLGGGGHARALLEGLDPDGVVLGIDRDPEALETARDRLADEREAGRFWAVHGTFGNLRDVLAAENLIPIDGLLLDLGVSSHQIDAPERGFSFRDEGPLDMRMDPQGGLTARQIVNGWGERDLRDVLREYGEEGRAGQIARALCDARPLDTTRALAAVVEDCVPPPDVVKTLTRVFQALRIAVNAELDELEHVLEQATEVVRTGGRIAAISYHSLEDRRVKRYLRYGNFEGKPRRDLYGTLVAPWAETPRGPIEAGESEVEANPRARSAHLRVAERQDDEAGAPLPPLS from the coding sequence ATGTCAGACGACGATTCTCAAGACGATTCCGTTCCGGAGGGCGATCCTCGCCGGTACGCGACCGACTTTCACGCACCTGTTCTTTCACACGACGTACAGGCCCGGCTCGTCACCGACGCATCGGGGCGCTACGTCGATGCGACCCTCGGGGGGGGCGGGCACGCCCGAGCCCTGCTCGAGGGGCTCGACCCCGACGGGGTTGTCCTCGGCATCGACCGGGACCCGGAGGCCCTGGAAACGGCCCGCGACCGCCTGGCCGACGAGCGCGAGGCGGGGCGCTTCTGGGCGGTGCACGGGACCTTCGGAAACCTACGGGATGTGCTGGCGGCCGAGAACCTGATCCCCATCGACGGGCTGTTGCTCGACCTCGGCGTCTCGTCCCATCAGATCGACGCGCCCGAGCGGGGCTTTAGCTTCCGGGACGAGGGCCCGCTCGACATGCGGATGGACCCGCAGGGCGGCCTCACTGCACGGCAGATCGTCAACGGCTGGGGCGAGCGTGACCTGCGCGATGTGCTTCGCGAGTACGGGGAGGAGGGGCGGGCGGGACAGATCGCCCGGGCCCTTTGCGACGCCCGCCCGCTCGACACGACGCGGGCCCTGGCGGCGGTGGTAGAAGATTGCGTGCCGCCCCCCGACGTGGTCAAGACCCTGACCCGCGTCTTCCAGGCGCTCCGCATCGCGGTGAACGCCGAGCTCGACGAGTTGGAGCACGTGCTGGAGCAGGCCACGGAGGTGGTCCGCACGGGGGGGCGCATCGCGGCCATTAGCTACCACTCGCTGGAGGACCGGCGCGTGAAGCGGTACCTCCGCTACGGCAACTTCGAGGGCAAGCCGCGCCGCGACCTGTACGGCACCCTCGTGGCGCCCTGGGCCGAGACGCCCCGCGGCCCCATCGAGGCCGGCGAGTCGGAAGTGGAGGCCAACCCCCGGGCGCGAAGCGCGCACCTCCGGGTGGCCGAGCGACAAGACGACGAGGCGGGGGCTCCGCTCCCGCCGCTCTCTTGA
- a CDS encoding penicillin-binding transpeptidase domain-containing protein has product MKPKDQILARMYVALTLLGLAPLAVAAQMGQIVVTETDALRDQVRAQARSSVTIPAMRGAIRDRDGRGLATNTARYDLAVDPTVEGFRGRAGTFFDKLAGLTNASASQYRRRVRGRHSPQYVKLREELTPRQYEAIRGWEVPGVILTPEFGRRYNYGSTAAHVIGHVGSSGNGLAGLELAYDDTLTGTPGRRIVRRDRSGRIEAYVGGKVVQPERGDDLVLTIDLTRQAALENELRRGVRESGAEWGTAVAMDPSTGAILGMANVPTYNPNRPGRAPSEARRNRALTDRFEPGSTFKLVGAVAAIEQGLVSLDDSVETGDGWAVFHGYTMKDVQAHGTISFADVIAKSSNVGMAKTVDELDRGTYYQYARNMGFSQPTWIDLPGEVGGVLKRPPQWSATTQTSMAIGYEVSITPLQLITAYSALANGGLLKRPYVVAERRDVTGKTLWENEPETIRRAFREETADTLRSAFKRVVETGTGTNAQIDGLRVAGKTGTALQLAGGEYSADETRASFVGFFPADAPEVALLVVLGSPQGGPHGGEVAAPVFRRVARRWAGTFPAVVDRMTPESPPAPTGAPTGPRPPADTLPSGRPDAMPDLTGLSTRRAVAWLRGRDIEPQLRGAGKVVRQRPRPGAPLPETRALLTAAQ; this is encoded by the coding sequence ATGAAGCCCAAAGACCAGATTCTGGCCCGGATGTACGTGGCGCTGACGCTGCTGGGCCTCGCCCCGCTGGCCGTCGCGGCGCAGATGGGCCAGATTGTGGTGACCGAGACCGACGCGCTCCGCGACCAGGTGCGGGCGCAGGCCCGCTCGTCGGTGACGATTCCGGCCATGCGCGGCGCCATCCGGGACCGGGACGGCCGGGGCCTCGCAACGAACACGGCCCGGTACGACCTGGCCGTGGACCCGACGGTGGAGGGGTTTCGGGGGCGGGCGGGGACGTTCTTTGACAAGCTGGCCGGCCTGACCAACGCGTCGGCGTCGCAGTACCGGCGGCGGGTGCGCGGCCGGCACAGCCCGCAGTATGTGAAGCTGCGGGAGGAGCTCACGCCCCGTCAGTACGAAGCCATTCGGGGGTGGGAGGTGCCGGGCGTGATCCTCACGCCGGAGTTTGGGCGGCGCTACAACTACGGGTCGACGGCGGCCCACGTGATCGGACACGTCGGGAGCAGCGGGAACGGCCTTGCCGGGCTGGAGCTGGCGTACGACGACACGCTGACCGGCACGCCCGGACGGCGCATCGTGCGGCGGGACCGGAGCGGGCGCATCGAGGCGTACGTGGGCGGGAAGGTGGTGCAGCCGGAGCGGGGCGACGACCTCGTGCTCACGATCGACCTGACGCGGCAGGCGGCGCTCGAAAACGAGCTTCGCCGCGGCGTGCGGGAAAGCGGGGCCGAGTGGGGAACGGCCGTGGCGATGGACCCGAGCACCGGTGCCATCCTCGGCATGGCCAACGTGCCGACCTACAATCCCAACCGACCGGGCCGGGCCCCCAGTGAGGCGCGGCGCAACCGGGCCCTCACCGATCGCTTCGAGCCGGGGTCCACCTTTAAGCTCGTCGGGGCCGTTGCGGCCATCGAGCAGGGCCTCGTGTCGCTCGACGACTCGGTGGAGACCGGCGACGGGTGGGCCGTCTTCCACGGCTACACGATGAAGGACGTGCAGGCGCACGGGACGATCTCGTTCGCCGACGTCATTGCGAAATCGAGCAACGTGGGCATGGCCAAGACGGTGGACGAGCTCGACCGAGGCACCTACTACCAGTACGCCCGCAACATGGGCTTTAGTCAGCCCACGTGGATCGACCTGCCGGGGGAGGTGGGGGGCGTACTGAAGCGCCCGCCCCAGTGGAGCGCCACGACCCAAACCTCGATGGCCATCGGCTACGAGGTGTCGATCACGCCGCTGCAGCTGATTACGGCCTACAGCGCGCTGGCGAACGGCGGCCTCCTCAAGCGCCCCTACGTCGTCGCCGAGCGGCGGGACGTGACGGGGAAGACCCTCTGGGAGAACGAGCCGGAGACCATCCGGCGGGCCTTTCGGGAAGAGACGGCCGATACGCTCCGGTCTGCCTTTAAGCGCGTCGTCGAGACCGGGACGGGCACCAACGCCCAGATTGACGGACTCCGCGTGGCCGGCAAGACGGGCACGGCGCTTCAACTCGCGGGCGGGGAGTATTCGGCGGACGAGACCCGCGCCTCCTTTGTGGGGTTCTTTCCCGCCGACGCGCCGGAGGTGGCGCTGCTCGTGGTGCTGGGATCGCCCCAAGGAGGCCCCCACGGCGGGGAGGTGGCCGCGCCGGTGTTTCGGCGGGTCGCGCGCCGGTGGGCCGGCACGTTCCCCGCGGTGGTGGACCGGATGACGCCGGAGTCGCCGCCCGCACCGACCGGGGCGCCGACGGGGCCCCGTCCGCCGGCGGACACGCTTCCGTCGGGCCGGCCGGACGCGATGCCCGACCTGACGGGACTCAGCACGCGCCGGGCGGTGGCGTGGTTGCGGGGGCGAGACATTGAGCCACAGCTTCGCGGGGCGGGCAAAGTGGTGCGCCAGCGGCCTCGTCCTGGGGCCCCGCTTCCAGAAACTCGTGCCCTTCTCACGGCGGCCCAGTGA